A section of the Acidobacteriota bacterium genome encodes:
- a CDS encoding sugar phosphate isomerase/epimerase: protein MGHKYSVILCTLASTGGNVWEKPREVLEAVAEAGYDGVDLDAEPDRIEASRFNQVKEMAFSLGLKVPALIGAWAPWHAGEVRDLASTDETERRHGVDYAKKSVDLAATFEDPPVFEIVASPAQSEYPVTKTPIHLLRANFIESTREITEYAAERNVDIAIEPINRFEGYAGFLNSLVEGKGIVDEIDAPNLGVLADFFHVNMEDGPLNDALREAGDRLMHIHLADNNRQTPGTGHIDFLDVVRTLNAMNFSGYISLDSVPCKPDWKTALTGTIDFMKQMEKMASLQERIAKAV from the coding sequence ATGGGGCACAAGTATTCGGTGATTCTATGCACACTGGCGTCCACCGGCGGCAATGTCTGGGAGAAGCCGCGGGAAGTGCTGGAAGCGGTGGCCGAAGCGGGCTATGACGGGGTGGATCTGGATGCCGAGCCGGATCGCATCGAGGCCAGCCGGTTCAACCAGGTCAAGGAAATGGCCTTCTCGCTGGGCCTGAAAGTTCCTGCCCTGATCGGCGCCTGGGCGCCCTGGCACGCGGGCGAGGTCCGGGACCTGGCCTCCACCGACGAAACGGAGAGGCGCCACGGCGTGGACTATGCCAAGAAAAGCGTGGACCTGGCGGCGACCTTCGAGGATCCTCCCGTCTTCGAGATCGTGGCCTCGCCGGCACAGTCCGAGTACCCCGTGACCAAGACGCCGATCCACCTGCTTCGGGCCAACTTCATCGAGTCCACCCGGGAGATCACCGAGTATGCGGCCGAGCGGAACGTCGATATCGCCATCGAGCCCATCAACCGCTTCGAAGGGTACGCCGGTTTCCTCAACAGCCTGGTTGAAGGCAAGGGAATCGTGGACGAGATTGACGCCCCCAACCTGGGAGTCCTGGCCGATTTCTTCCACGTGAACATGGAAGACGGCCCCTTGAACGACGCCCTGCGGGAGGCCGGCGACCGGCTCATGCACATCCACCTGGCGGACAACAACCGGCAGACGCCCGGGACCGGTCACATCGACTTTCTGGATGTGGTGCGGACCCTCAACGCCATGAACTTCTCGGGCTACATTTCACTCGACAGCGTTCCCTGCAAGCCCGACTGGAAGACCGCTCTCACCGGCACCATCGACTTCATGAAGCAGATGGAGAAAATGGCGTCCTTGCAGGAGAGAATCGCCAAGGCCGTCTGA
- a CDS encoding RraA family protein produces MSPNSRHSPEVLQALRAFDTATVSNAIEKLALRDRATGFASNRITCQFPQLEPMVGYAVTATADSTTPGDRRPPRVDELLEALEAAPRPIVMVIQHSGHERERCCVIGDMFCCVLDKLGGVGIVTDVNARDKSGIARRTPEFQVFSAGWVASHGYPAYLSFNTPVTVAGLTIHPGDLLHGDESGLITIPEVAVDSLADAARQVQDEEAEFFDLVENRFSLDALKQRMRPDKA; encoded by the coding sequence ATGTCCCCCAATTCGCGCCATTCGCCGGAAGTGCTCCAGGCCCTGCGAGCCTTCGATACGGCCACGGTTTCCAACGCCATCGAGAAGCTGGCCCTGAGGGACCGTGCCACCGGCTTTGCCTCCAACCGGATCACCTGCCAGTTTCCCCAGCTCGAACCCATGGTCGGCTACGCGGTCACGGCAACCGCCGACAGCACCACTCCGGGCGACCGCAGGCCGCCTCGGGTCGACGAACTGCTGGAAGCGCTGGAGGCCGCTCCCCGACCCATCGTCATGGTGATCCAGCACAGTGGCCACGAACGCGAGCGCTGCTGTGTCATCGGGGACATGTTCTGCTGCGTTCTGGACAAGTTGGGCGGCGTCGGCATCGTTACCGACGTCAACGCGCGGGACAAGAGCGGAATCGCCCGCAGGACTCCCGAGTTCCAGGTCTTCTCCGCCGGTTGGGTGGCTTCCCACGGGTATCCGGCCTACCTCAGCTTCAACACCCCGGTGACCGTGGCCGGCCTCACCATCCACCCCGGCGATCTGCTGCACGGAGACGAGAGTGGCCTGATCACTATCCCGGAGGTGGCCGTCGATTCCCTGGCGGACGCGGCCCGGCAGGTGCAGGATGAGGAGGCGGAGTTCTTCGACCTGGTGGAAAACCGCTTCAGCCTGGATGCATTGAAACAGCGCATGCGACCCGACAAAGCCTGA
- a CDS encoding Nramp family divalent metal transporter produces the protein MLLAVGPGIVLAAGVIGSGELINTPLQAARFGFVLLWAVLLSCMIKYFLQVEVGRYCLVHNRTVFQALSPFPGPRLRNTSWLVWAFMLGWLLAQVGSSGLVGAMAGLMHGIRPLSSDAIGSVQIWAVVVVAGVQLLLWRGIYGRLEKMLIALALLLSVSALLGLVMLQGTPFRVSGADLWSGLGFSLGGTDVRLAAFAVISLIGALGVSGSELVVYPYWVLEKGYGRHLGPRDSEGWVERARGWIRMLKVDAGLATLLATVVTAAYFILGAAILFPLGMTPAGIGVVDQISSIFTESYGPWSKSIFLVSAMATLLSTLLAATAVNGRIITDFLCSLGLVDRSRPQAVRGSQQVVQTAFLVSVLTLYLLVPTRPALMVLISHYIIGVMGTPLATIAICWLAFRTEKPLRMSRPVAVLLLASAGVIMGCVLFGLAVQAGLIR, from the coding sequence ATGCTGCTTGCCGTGGGACCGGGGATCGTGCTGGCGGCCGGAGTGATCGGCTCGGGCGAACTGATCAACACGCCGCTGCAGGCGGCCCGCTTCGGCTTCGTGCTGCTGTGGGCGGTGCTGCTGTCCTGCATGATCAAGTACTTTCTGCAGGTCGAGGTGGGCCGCTATTGCCTGGTCCACAACCGGACCGTCTTCCAGGCTCTGAGCCCCTTCCCCGGACCCCGTTTGCGGAACACGTCCTGGCTGGTGTGGGCCTTCATGCTGGGATGGCTGTTGGCCCAGGTGGGCTCCTCGGGGCTGGTGGGAGCCATGGCGGGCCTGATGCACGGGATCCGGCCGCTCTCCTCCGACGCCATCGGATCGGTTCAAATCTGGGCGGTGGTTGTGGTCGCCGGGGTCCAACTGCTGCTCTGGCGAGGCATCTACGGGCGGCTGGAGAAGATGTTGATCGCCCTGGCCCTGCTGCTGAGCGTCTCGGCGCTGCTGGGCCTGGTCATGCTTCAGGGCACGCCCTTTCGGGTGAGCGGAGCTGACTTGTGGTCAGGCCTGGGCTTTTCCCTGGGAGGTACCGACGTTCGCCTGGCGGCCTTTGCCGTTATCAGCCTCATCGGCGCCCTGGGGGTTTCCGGTTCGGAACTGGTGGTCTACCCCTACTGGGTGCTGGAGAAGGGCTACGGCAGACATCTGGGGCCGCGGGATTCCGAGGGCTGGGTGGAACGGGCGCGGGGCTGGATCCGAATGCTCAAAGTGGATGCCGGCCTGGCCACCCTGCTGGCCACGGTGGTGACGGCGGCCTACTTCATCCTGGGAGCGGCCATTCTCTTCCCCCTGGGCATGACGCCGGCGGGCATCGGGGTGGTCGACCAGATTTCCTCCATCTTTACCGAGAGCTACGGCCCCTGGTCCAAGAGCATCTTCCTGGTCAGCGCCATGGCCACCCTGCTTTCCACCCTGCTGGCGGCCACCGCCGTCAACGGCAGGATCATCACCGATTTTCTGTGCAGCCTGGGCCTGGTCGACCGAAGTCGCCCCCAGGCCGTGCGAGGATCGCAGCAGGTGGTCCAGACCGCCTTTCTGGTGTCGGTGCTCACCCTCTATCTGCTGGTCCCCACCCGGCCCGCCCTGATGGTGCTGATCAGCCACTACATCATCGGCGTGATGGGCACGCCCCTGGCCACCATCGCCATCTGCTGGCTGGCCTTCCGCACCGAGAAGCCACTGAGAATGAGCCGGCCGGTGGCGGTGCTGCTGCTGGCTTCGGCCGGGGTGATCATGGGATGCGTGCTCTTTGGACTGGCCGTTCAGGCCGGCTTGATTCGGTAG
- a CDS encoding Ldh family oxidoreductase, translated as MIIRTAEAIRQLTCQILSAAGADRSNAQEVAEHLVLANLKGVDTHGIWHIPGYVKAIRAGQLAAAQKPGILEEKPNTALISGHWTFGQVAARFAMETAIRKAEREQVALVGLVQAHHIGRLGHYAEMAAAEKMISLVWVGGFSQNQPKVMPYGGSRRLLHTNPIALGIPAGDEPPMVADFATSAISGVKVDNAYSRGESLPPGCIVDKEGRPTTDPADFFDGGGHTPFGQHKGWAIMLAAEFLSRILLGSDSYADPETSDEVLRHQGDTLLVFRADLFQSYPTFAKRADQMQQRVRSVPPAPGFKEVRVPGDPEVETQARREREGIPIAEDIWSKVVETAESVGIHEC; from the coding sequence ATGATCATTCGAACGGCGGAGGCTATCCGCCAGCTCACCTGCCAAATCCTGTCAGCCGCCGGCGCCGACCGGTCCAACGCCCAGGAGGTTGCCGAGCACCTGGTGCTGGCCAACCTGAAGGGAGTCGACACCCACGGCATCTGGCACATTCCCGGATACGTGAAGGCCATCCGCGCCGGTCAGCTCGCCGCCGCGCAAAAGCCCGGGATTCTCGAGGAAAAGCCCAACACGGCCCTGATCTCCGGTCACTGGACGTTCGGGCAGGTGGCAGCCCGGTTCGCCATGGAGACCGCCATCCGCAAGGCGGAGCGGGAACAGGTGGCTCTGGTGGGCCTGGTCCAGGCCCACCACATCGGACGCCTGGGGCACTACGCGGAAATGGCCGCCGCCGAGAAGATGATCTCCTTGGTCTGGGTGGGAGGTTTCAGCCAGAACCAGCCCAAGGTGATGCCCTACGGAGGCAGCCGCCGATTGCTGCACACCAATCCCATTGCCCTGGGAATCCCCGCGGGGGACGAACCGCCCATGGTGGCCGACTTCGCCACATCGGCCATCTCGGGAGTCAAGGTCGACAACGCCTACAGCCGCGGAGAGTCGCTCCCTCCTGGTTGCATCGTTGACAAGGAAGGCCGGCCCACCACCGACCCGGCCGACTTTTTCGACGGGGGCGGCCACACCCCTTTCGGGCAGCACAAGGGCTGGGCCATCATGCTGGCGGCCGAGTTTCTGAGCCGAATCCTGCTGGGCTCCGATTCCTATGCCGACCCCGAGACCTCAGACGAGGTGCTGCGCCACCAGGGAGACACCCTTCTGGTCTTTCGAGCCGACCTGTTCCAGTCCTACCCGACCTTCGCCAAGCGCGCCGACCAGATGCAGCAGCGGGTGCGGTCGGTACCCCCGGCGCCCGGGTTCAAGGAGGTGCGGGTTCCGGGAGACCCCGAGGTCGAGACGCAGGCCCGACGGGAACGGGAGGGCATCCCCATCGCGGAGGACATCTGGAGCAAGGTGGTGGAAACCGCGGAATCCGTGGGGATCCATGAGTGTTGA
- a CDS encoding PQQ-like beta-propeller repeat protein has translation MMKLPEARKSLTCRRLPSRLWLWAAAAAFLWTAGCTIHPSWGWPGWGGPGGDFKVRTAGLSTSWPAEGPPRLWSRELGDGYSAILADGARLYAFYRQEKDEVVAALEPATGRTLWEHRYPAPITAKQDNTHRKYGVGPQATPVLTREGVVTIGWNGNLHCLKKETGKVLWSHDLARDFGSTSMGRGFSSSPVAYRDLVLCLVGGPGSGLMAFNAADGRVVWARHDFKRSHSSPILINVDGQDQFVGMMAQQVVGVDPETGELLWSHTHGLAGGLTVSTPVWGKDNRLFLSTAYSGGSRALELTRRNGRTSVEELWFTKRMRVHHGNVVRLDGLAYGFSGDFGPAFLTAIRVSDGEVVWRHRGFAKGTLLYADGKFIILDEDGTLALAEPAEEGIEVLVQAQPLQHNCWTPPTLVGDILYVRNREKFVAFDLGEE, from the coding sequence ATGATGAAGCTTCCAGAGGCACGAAAATCCTTAACTTGCCGTCGCCTGCCCTCCAGACTGTGGCTGTGGGCCGCGGCCGCCGCTTTCCTGTGGACCGCCGGCTGCACCATCCACCCCTCGTGGGGATGGCCCGGCTGGGGCGGCCCCGGCGGTGACTTCAAGGTCCGGACCGCCGGTCTTTCGACCTCCTGGCCCGCCGAGGGACCTCCGCGACTCTGGAGCCGGGAGCTGGGAGACGGCTATTCCGCCATCCTGGCAGACGGAGCGCGCCTCTATGCCTTTTACCGGCAGGAGAAAGACGAGGTGGTAGCTGCCCTGGAGCCCGCGACGGGCCGCACGCTCTGGGAGCACCGTTATCCGGCGCCCATCACGGCGAAGCAGGACAACACCCACCGCAAATATGGCGTGGGTCCACAGGCCACCCCCGTGCTGACCCGGGAGGGGGTGGTGACCATCGGCTGGAACGGCAACCTTCACTGCCTGAAGAAGGAGACCGGGAAAGTCCTGTGGTCGCACGATCTGGCTCGGGATTTCGGAAGCACCTCCATGGGCCGGGGGTTCTCCTCCAGCCCCGTTGCCTACAGAGACCTGGTCCTCTGCCTGGTGGGAGGTCCCGGGTCCGGCCTGATGGCCTTCAACGCCGCAGACGGCCGGGTGGTCTGGGCCCGTCACGACTTCAAGCGTTCCCATTCCTCCCCCATCCTGATCAACGTGGATGGGCAGGACCAGTTTGTGGGCATGATGGCTCAGCAGGTGGTGGGTGTCGATCCCGAGACCGGGGAACTGCTCTGGAGCCACACCCACGGCCTGGCCGGAGGCCTCACCGTCAGCACCCCGGTCTGGGGAAAGGACAACCGCCTGTTCCTCTCCACCGCCTACTCCGGGGGAAGCCGGGCCCTCGAGCTCACTCGCCGCAACGGCAGGACCTCGGTGGAAGAGCTGTGGTTCACCAAGCGGATGCGGGTGCACCACGGCAACGTCGTTCGCCTGGACGGCCTGGCCTACGGCTTCAGCGGCGACTTCGGGCCGGCCTTTCTCACCGCCATCCGCGTCTCCGACGGCGAGGTGGTCTGGCGGCATCGGGGGTTCGCCAAGGGAACCCTGCTCTACGCCGACGGGAAGTTCATCATCCTGGATGAAGACGGCACCCTGGCCCTGGCCGAGCCGGCCGAAGAGGGGATCGAAGTCCTGGTCCAGGCTCAGCCACTGCAGCACAACTGCTGGACGCCGCCCACCCTGGTCGGGGACATCCTCTACGTCCGCAACAGAGAAAAGTTCGTCGCCTTTGACCTGGGCGAGGAATGA